In a genomic window of Drosophila takahashii strain IR98-3 E-12201 chromosome 3L, DtakHiC1v2, whole genome shotgun sequence:
- the LOC108065752 gene encoding carboxypeptidase B1-like codes for MWRPVLLLFAVTASADYFNSQTPILKLDGFYTYDEMSWYLQTLSNSFKNVELQKLTKTYEFRYVYMVKITAPQDYDCVGPKKVILLDAAIQGNEWMTTSVALKIIHELVLNYEENKMLLERFDWYILPMVNPDGYEYSQHPLSHFWKKNRSPNKFSSGTNLNRNFNSNWHKLSQENISPFSQQFPGNISFSERESNIIASLMKRLYEQNQHFLYITLQTKSRPSILYPSPLETMPPTEIKIFKMIAEYASANIFEDTRPLYLHIPPNEYQRLGGSSLDYAYLQGFPLTFALEVFEAKEFKGNPRIFIDERVFVGWSGVFNLVIYKVLNSKHPIQ; via the exons ATGTGGCGACCAGTGCTTTTACTTTTCGCAGTGACAGCCTCCGCGGATTATTTTAATTCCCAAACACCCATCCTAAAATTGGATGGCTTCTATACCTACGACGAAATGAGCTGGTACCTTCAAACCCTTAGCAACTCCTTCAAAAATGTAGAGCTTCAAAAATTGACAAAGACCTACGAGTTTCGATACGTGTATATGGTGAAAATAACTGCGCCACAGGACTATGACTGCGTTGGTCCTAAGAAAGTGATTCTACTGGATGCGGCCATCCAAGGAAACGAGTGGATGACAACCTCAGTGGCGCTCAAAATTATTCATGAGTTGGTGTTAAATTACGAAGAGAATAAAATGTTACTAGAACGATTCGACTGGTACATCCTGCCCATGGTCAATCCGGATGGCTATGAATACTCTCAACACCCACTGTCTCATTTCTGGAAAAAGAATCGCTCACCAAATAAATTTAGCTCTGGTACCAATCTGAATCGCAACTTCAACTCAAACTGGCATAAGTTATCTCAAGAGAATATTTCACCCTTTAGTCAGCAGTTTCCAGGGAACATTTCATTTTCCGAACGCGAATCAAATATTATTGCGAGTTTAATGAAAAGACTTTATGAACAAAATCAGCATTTTCTCTACATTACACTTCAAACCAAAAGCCGCCCGTCTATCCTTTATCCTTCGCCCCTCGAAAC aatgCCCCCGACAGAAATCAAGATATTCAAGATGATAGCAGAATATGCCAGTGCAAATATATTTGAAGATACGAGACCCCTGTATCTGCACATTCCTCCAAACGAATACCAAAGATTGGGTGGTAGCAGTTTGGATTACGCCTATCTACAGGGATTTCCACTCACCTTTGCGCTCGAGGTCTTCGAAGCAAAAGAATTTAAAGGAAACCCAAGAATCTTTATAGACGAACGTGTCTTTGTGGGTTGGAGTGGAGTATTTAATCTGGTC ATTTACAAAGTGCTGAATTCAAAACATCCgattcaataa
- the LOC108065786 gene encoding pupal cuticle protein G1A — MAHFQFLSVASSLLLLLAPTWAGLIAQPSISYVGDEHAVAHTQQNVVRSFDGTVSHYAKSVATPYSQVHKQDTRISNNVYQPAVAKTFSYAPAPVPVSIPAPVYHSHSTQQEPSHLFTQASPVYHQAAHVQTPSVYHQAAHVETPSVYHQPAQVQSPSVYHQPAHVEAPSVYHQPAHYSHQPAVIHYSPAETVSHMTFDGFGTHYGF, encoded by the coding sequence ATGGCTCACTTCCAGTTCCTCAGCGTTGCCTCCagcctgctgctcctcctggcTCCCACTTGGGCGGGATTAATTGCCCAGCCGAGCATCAGCTATGTGGGCGATGAGCACGCGGTGGCCCACACCCAGCAGAATGTGGTGAGGAGCTTCGACGGCACCGTCTCCCACTATGCCAAATCGGTGGCCACGCCCTATTCGCAGGTCCACAAGCAGGACACCCGGATCAGCAACAATGTCTACCAGCCGGCGGTGGCCAAGACCTTCAGCTATGCCCCGGCTCCAGTTCCAGTCTCGATCCCAGCTCCTGTCTATCACAGCCACAGCACTCAGCAGGAACCCTCCCACCTGTTCACCCAGGCATCGCCGGTTTATCACCAGGCAGCTCATGTCCAGACCCCTTCGGTCTACCATCAGGCTGCCCATGTGGAGACCCCTTCGGTCTACCATCAGCCCGCTCAGGTGCAGAGCCCCTCGGTCTACCACCAACCTGCCCATGTGGAGGCTCCCTCGGTTTACCACCAGCCCGCCCACTACAGTCACCAGCCCGCCGTCATCCACTATTCCCCCGCGGAGACCGTCTCCCACATGACCTTCGATGGTTTCGGTACCCACTACGGATTCTAG